From Maribacter dokdonensis DSW-8:
CAATGGTCAAGTAATGGATATGGAAGCTATTACCAAAGCAGGAAAAGCAGTTGGTGCCAATGTGGGTTGGGACCTAGCACATGCCGTTGGTAATGTAGAATTGAAACTGCATGAATGGGATGCCGATTTTGCATCATGGTGTAGTTATAAATATATGAATAGCGGACCAGGAAATGCTTCTGGAATTTTCGTGAATAAAAAACACCTGAATAAAAAAGATATTCAGCGTTTTGAAGGATGGTGGGGAACCAAAAAGGAAACCCGTTTTTTAATGAAGCCAGAGTTTGAACCTATGGAAAATGCCGATGCCTGGCAAATAAGCAATGTACCTGTGCTATCGGTTGCGCCCTATTTGGCTTCATTGACCATGTTTGAAGAAGTTGGTATGCATAAATTGATTGATAAGAGAAAATTAATTGTTTCCTATCTAGAGTTTATTCTACATGAAATAGATAAAGAGGTAGATAGCACTTTTGAAATCATAACTCCGGCAGATAGAGGCTGTCAGCTTTCTGTGTTCTTACATGGACAGGGCAAGGCGTTGTTTAATTATTTGATGGAAAATGGGGTGGTGACAGATTGGCGAGAGCCCAATGTAATTCGTTTAGCACCGGCTCCTTTCTATTCTACGTTTGAAGATATGTACCGTTTTGGGCAGATATTAAAAGAAGGAGTACTTGCCAATTAAAATTTTGTAGAATTTAGAATATAGAAAAGAGAGAAAAGAAAATAGAAAGGTATTTTTTCAATTTTAACCAACAACCAACAACCAACAACCAACAACCAACAACCAACACCTGTGCTGAGCGTAGCCGAAGTAACCAATAACTAACATCTGACAACCAAGTGAAGTCATTACGATTAATTTTAGGGAAAGCACGTTATTTTGGTCCGTCATGGGTATTTGCAAGTATCAACATACTATTTGGAACATGGGCCATTTATATACCCACGGTCAAAGAGACTTTGCATATTAGTAAGTCTGAGCTGGGTATAGCTATTTTCTTTTTGGCACTAGGTGTATTCACGGTTTTTCCGTTTGCCTCAGGTATTATCAATAGGGTAGGGGTTGGTAAAAGCACATTTTACGGGGTGTTGGCGAGTTGTGTTGCTGCCATGCTGCCACTACTGGCACCCAGTTATTATATGTTAATGGCAGCCTTGTTTCTTTTTGGGGCTTCTAATGGTATCACGGATATTGCTATGAATACCTTGGTAACGGAAATAGAGAAAAAGGATAAGGTAAAGTTTATGGCAGCATCTCATGGTTTTTTTAGTCTAGGTGGTGTTTTGGCAGGTTTGGGTAGTTTTTTAATTGGTCCGTTGTCAAATCCCGTACTACACATGTTCATTGCCGTGTTACTCGTTTTGGTGGTCAATTTTAAATTTAGGAAACAATATTTTACGGAAGTAGCCGAAGAAATAGAAAATGAACCCTTTAGTTTTGGTTTGTTAAAACCGTTAATGCTATTAGGTCTTATTTCTTTTTTGGCCATGGGTAGTGAAGGTGCTATCGTAGATTGGAGCGGACTATATTTAAAGGAAATTGCGTTAGCGCCAGAAACTTTATGGGGATTGGGATTTTTAGGGTTTCAAATCACCATGACCTTAGGAAGGTTTTTAGGGGATGGGATCAGTGATAAAATTGGATCGGTCAAGATAGTTGCCGTAGGAGCAATTTTAGCAATTGCAGGATACTTTTTAGTATTGACAACAAATACTTACTTAAGTATTATCGGTTTTGCGTTAAACGGATTGGGATTTTCTGTCATGGTACCTGAAGTTTTTAGAATAGGGGGGAATGTAAAAGGAATAGATTCTTCTAAAGGCATTGCCTTTATTGCAGGTTCAGGATATGCCGGCTTTTTGTGTGCCCCACCAATTTTAGGTTTTCTAGCAGAGAATTATAGTTTGACCAGAAGCTTCGTGGTACTTTTGGCTTGTGGATTCCTAATTCTATTATTTACATTTTTATTAAAGAAAAAGAAAGCTTAGGTCAGTTTTTGATATTGCTTCTTACTTTAAATTCATTATTGGGATCTTGTACTTTTTCAATAAAATCCAGCATTTCTTCTGTTAGCAATAATTGATTTTGAGCATTCCAATAACGCTGATCGTACGGGTATTTTATTTTGAATAGATCTTTAGAAGTGCTCACATTTTTCTTGACGGGAAAGTCGCCCTCATGGTCAGATGTAGTCAATATAAAAGATACATCATAAAAAGAGGTGTAGGAATTTTTATCATCTGTCACCTCTACCTTTACATCATATTTTGCCGTGGCTATGTAATATTTGTTTGTATTTGAAGATTTGGAAAGTGACATTTCTTTTTCAACGGAGACCGTTCTAAATCTAATATTGCCATCCTTTTTATAAGGATTGTCTTTATTGTTAATGGCCATGTAAATTCTTTCAATAGCATGGTCATTATTGTTGATAATATAATGGCCATTTACTTCTTCATTTTCAATTTCTGGTTTGGTCTGAAAACTTAAATTGGTCTTACTGCCATTATTAAAAGTAGCTTCGGTCAAATCAAAAGCATCTCCAGTAGCGTTCATAGGGGTGAAATTCATGAATAATTGGTAAAAGGTTTCGAAAATGAAGTATACTTCATTTTCATCTTTCACTAATCCAACTTTACGCATATTGGTCAACTCTACCTTAAAGTCTTTCTTATCGGGGTCAATTTCTTTTGTATATAATAGCGTTCTTCTTTCCAGTTTACCTTGCAAGTCTTGAATTCTGGTAATTTCACCATTATATCTTAAAACACCTCTCAACAGAAATTTCTCTTTATATGGATAAATAGGGTAATTAGATCTAATAGAATCCCCAACTTTTTGCCATAGGGTTTTTTCATTCGTAACCGTAACTTCATTAAGCTCCAATACACTTTTGTTGAGGAAAATGGTATCCTTTACTTTTTGAAAAGTAGTAGTTAATTTATCATAACCAACCCTGTAAATTATAATGGAATCAAATAGTGATGAAAATTGAAACCGACCATCTTCATTGGAAATAGTATGATCTTTAGAATTATAGACACCGACAAATTCAAGAGGAACATTGTCGGCACCATCTACTATTACAGCATCTATAGTCTGTTGTGAAAATCCAATAAATGAAAGTAGAAAAAACAGAAAGAATGATGGTCTCATGGATTAGTTGTTAAGATTGAAACGTATCAAACTTTGTACCATATTATTTCACCTCTACCCCGGAAAAATAAAGTGAGAAATCAGCATCCGGTCTATTGTGCATCATGCTTATGTGTAACCCGTTTAGGTTTTTATAGTCTTCCCAAGTGGTTACCATATTAGGTTCAGACTGGTTTTCCTTTCTGTATACCCATTCTTTAATAATATAATCATCTCCAAAATAATAGTCGTAGGCATCGCCAGGTGTGTAGCCACCTTCATTATTATAAACTGTGGTTAATTTATGCATGGTAGCTTTGCTGATCGGTGCTTCTACATTTTCTGTGTGCTTGTGGGTGAAACTTTTTTGATCCCATACCAATTGATATGGTGCCAATAGCCAAAACTTATCATTTACAAATCCGCCATCGGTGGCCGTCATGGTACTATCTACAGATTTTCTGTTGTAAGAGATGGTGTCTTGTCTTGTCATCATGGTTACATCGTTAGAACCCGTTTCCCATAACCAAGTACGTTCAAAGTGTTCATCTTCACGATCTACATTAAAAGTAAATTTTATACGCTCTACATCTTTCCAGTGTTCAAAACCGTTGGCATTGGCTATTTTTTCAAGAACGGTCAATTCCTTATCTTCGGCAACGACAACTTTAGATTTTTTTTGGTCGGTTTTACATCCTGTAAATACGCTTGAAACAAGAATGGAAAGAAGAATTAATTTTTTCATTTTTCTGTAGATTTTCAAGTAAATATATCAATTACAGTATCTTTAACCTACTTTTATTTTTTTGTAAACATAATTATTAGGGTGACTTTTCTTAAGAAGCTTTGTTTTATAATCATTGGAAACCAGTTTGGAAATAAAACGGTTTCTAAAGGCGCACATGAAAAACTTACCGATAATGAGTTGATCGAGAGAATTGTTGCCAATAACGATTCTTTATTATTTGGAGAATTATATGATCGGTACTCTCAATTGGTCTATAATAAGTGTTTAGGATTTTCAAAGTCTAACAAAGAAGCTGAAGATTTAACCCAAGATATTTTTTTAATGTTATTTGTTAAGTTGGGTTCGTTCAAGGGAAATTCAAAATTCTCTACTTGGCTCTACTCTTTCACTTATAATTTTTGTGTCAATTACGTGAACAGAAATAAGGAAAGAAAAATAAATGATAACTCAATTAAATATGATACTCAAGAAGATATACCTGTTGATGTAACCGATGATTTACTATTGCAAATGCAGGTAGATAAGCTAAAAAAGGCTTTGGAACTAATTGCGCCAGAAGATAAATCTCTATTATTATTGAAATATCAAGATGGAGCATCAATAAAAGAATTGGAAAATATCTTAGATTTAAAACCGAGTGCGATAAAAATGAGGCTCAAAAGGGCAAAAGCGAAAGTAACGGAAATGTATAAAACCCTACCTTAATGCTAGAACAGGACAATAATCCATTTAAAAATTTACAAGGGGATCTTAAAGATGTTCCACCAGAACTACGTAAAAAAGTTATGGATGATGTCGCTGCGGCTAAATTGGTGATGGAATTGACCAATCTATTTACGGGTAATTTTGCCTCTATTATTGAGGGCATGTTAAAAACGAATTCAAAACCTAACCAGAAATAATAGTAGTAGACCAGATATGGAAACAGTAGATAAGTGGAAAGACCTAACATTTGAATCTTTAAGTAATATTTTTAAAGATATAGCGGCAGCGTTACCAGGTATTTTCGGGGCCTTTATAGTAATTGTATTTGGGTGGATCATAATAAAAATTACCACCCTGGTATTAAGAAAGATATTTAAGGTCATTAAGTTGAGCAGTATTTCTGAAAAAATAAATGACGCTAAACTTTTTGGTGATGCCGATATTAAGATAGATCTATCTAAAATCATTGTAACCTTTGTAAAAGTGCTGCTTTGGTTGGTGTTTATAATTGTGGCCTCAGATATTATGGGCTTGACCATTATTTCTACAGAAATTGCCAATTTACTACGTTACCTGCCTATTTTGTTGTCTGCTATGGTCATTTTCATGATAGGATTGTTCTTGGCCAAAACGATCAAAGAGACCATTATTAAGGTTTTTGATTCTATTGGTCTAGGTGGTGGAAAAATTCTTGGAAATGTTTTGTTCTACCTCATTATAATTTTTGTGAGTATAACAGCGTTAAACCAAGCAGGTATAGACACACAGATCATAACCAATAACTTTACCATTGTTCTGGGAGCTTTTTTGTTGGCGATCTCTTTGGCCTTAGGTTTAGGGTCTAGAGAAATAGTTGGTGATCTTTTGAGAACTTTTTATTCTAGAAAAATTTATGCAGTAGGAGATAAGGTTAAAATAGGCGATTTGCAAGGTACAGTGGTTGGTATAGATAATATAGCAATGGTATTAAAGACAAAAACCGGCAAAGTGGTTATCCCTATTAAGAAGGTAGTGGAAAAAACGGTGGAAGTAGAAGAGATTACGGCACCAAAAGAGTAATTGTAATATAAGTTGAAAAGAATTGGACGTTAATTAGGAGAAGGATTGCCTCTTCTGTTTATGATTTAATTCATTAATTTTGTTAGAGATAAATAAACTTAAAATATGAGTTCTAAAAAAGGAAAAATTCAGGAAGCCATAGATGAGAAATTGCTGGAGGAAAGAAAAGTCTTCTTATGGGGTATGGTTGATGACGATTCTGCAAAACATGTAATTGATAGGTTGTTATACTTGGATATGCAGAACAATAAAGAAATTCAATTATATATTAATAGTCCTGGAGGTTATGTAACTTCTGGTTTTGCAATGTATGACACTATAAAGTCATTAAAGAGTCCTGTTTCTACTATTTGTAGCGGTCTGGCAGCCTCTATGGGGTCTATATTATTGTCTGTTGGTAAAAAGGGTAGAAGGTTTATTCAGCCACACGCACAAGTAATGATTCACCAGCCAAGTGGTGGTGCAAGAGGGCAAGCTTCCAATATTGAAATTCAGGCAAGGGAAATTATTAAGACCAAAGAGTTAAGTGCCCAGATTTTGGCGGATAACTGTGGTCAAGACTTTGATAAAGTCTTAAAAGATTTTGATAGAGATTATTGGATGAATGCAGAGGAGTCTATTAAATACGGTATCGTAGACGGTATTTTAGAATAGGTAGCTACTTATTATAAAAAGCAAAAGTCCTTTACAAAATTGTAAAGGACTTTTTTTATGGTTGGTCGTTATTTGGTGATAATTTTATATACTTATTTTGAGGCAACTATGCCTTTTTTAATCTGTAAAATAGGGAATTCTGTTCTTCTATTTAGTTCCAGTTCCTCTGCAGAACAGTCTTGTTTACTTGTACAATGGTTGATAGGTACTCGCTTGCCAAACCCTTTGTATGAAACAATTCTATCTTTAGAAACACCGTTCTCAATTAAATATTCGTAGGTAGATTTTGCCCTACTTTCAGAAAGATCATCATTGTAGGCATGACTACCAACCGGATCTGTATGTGCCTCTAGTTTAATGATCATATCTGGGTAGGTAATGTTCATTACCTTAATTACCTTATTTAGCTCCGCAGCAGCATCGGGTCTAATATCACTTTTGTTGAAATCAAAGTATATTTTATTAAGTCCCGCCAATACTTTAAGGTCTAATACAGGCTCAAGAACAATATCTTGCCTCATAAGCTTTTGTGCCTTTGGGGTAGAAGAGGTGTTAAAGAAAACATTTTTATGTGGGTGGGTTTTTCTCACCGCCTCGATCATGTAAGTAGTTTTTCTGTTCACCGGAAATCTATAGTACCCATTTTCATCTGTTGTAGTCTGCGCCACCAGCGTGTTGGTAATTTGATCAAATAATTTGACCGTTACACTATCCAGCATTTGATTATTGACACCATCAACAACATAACCTTCTACATCTAAGGCAGGGGTAAATTTAAACTTGTAAATATCATCACTACCAACGCCACCTTCTCTGTTAGAGCTTACATAACCATCTAAACCGTTAGGTAGCCCATAGTATGCAAAATCATCGCTTGAACTGTTTATAGGAGTACCTAAATTAATAATGTCAATAACTTCACCATCCTCATTTGATATGGTAGAAAAGACATCTAATTGGCCAAAACCAACATGACCATCTGAACTAAAGAATAATTTACCCTCTTCGTTTATGAACGGAAACATTTCGTTTCCTTCCGTATTAACAATGGGTCCGGCGTTGATCGGCGTTTGTATACCTCCACGTTCATGAATTTCTGCGTAATAGATATCTGTACCACCGTAACCGCCAGGTCTATCAGAGGCAAAATATATTCGGGTCCTAGATTGGTTAACAGATGGGTGACCGGTTGAATAGTAGTCGCTGTTCATTCTAAGATTACTATTTTCTACCCATTTGCCATCTACAAATTTGGCGCTATATATTTTTAGGTTGATTTCGTTTGATACACCGTAACCAGCTTTTTTATCATAAAAATTATTTCTGGTAAAATACATGATGGTATCGTTCTTATAATCTGTAGAAAAAGCTACGGAACTTTCATGAAATTTTGTGTTGATATCTCCTTTTAAACGTATAGGTTCAGACATAGGATTGTCCTCTTGCACAGCAAAAAGATCTAACCAAGGCTCATCGTTCCAGCCATAAGTTTCACCGGTTACCACGTCTCGTCTAGAAGAGGCAAAATAGATGTTTCCTAAAAACCGAAACGCGCCAAAATCACTATCTGTAGAATTAAATGATACAGGTTCAACCTCATATCGTTGTCTACTGTTGAAGACTACCGATGCCAGGTTACCATCTTTTAAGAATCGTTTTACACGAGAATCGTTCTTATTATACTTTTTGTACTTTTTCAACCAAGTTTCAGATTCATCCAAATCTCCATTGGCATAAAGTGCCATGGCATATTTAAAATAATAATCTGTAGGAAGGGTGGCATTGTTGATTACAGCCTTAAAATGCGGAATAGATTTTTTATAATCACGGATTAATAGGTAGCATTCAGCTAATTGCTGGTGTGCATATTCCGCATTAAAATCTGTTTCCACCATTCTTTCATATTCAGGTATTGCTAAAGAATAGGAAAATTTACTAAAGTAATAATCAGCTTTTTTTTGCGATGCTATTTGCGCAATGGTAAATTGCCCTACTAGAAATAGTAGCGTTAAAAGCACCAAATTTTTATAATTTTTCATCGTATCGATTTTAAATTATTAGAAATATCTGGGGGATTTTACCGGACCTAATACTTTTTTGGCAAGTTCAAATATCAAAATTATTTCATGTGTACCGCCAGTATAAGGTCTTACCGATGATGTCGGTAGATCATAGGCATAACCAATTCTAAAATCTCTAGAAACTTGGTAATCCATCATTGCACCAAAGTTAGATGCATCGTTCACTCTATATGAGGTACCTACCCAAAATTTTTCATTGAACAAAAAGTTAATGGTAAAATCATAGGTTGCCGGGGCACCATTTGTAAATTTTGTAATTATGGTAGGTTTAAAAATAGTTGTTTCAGACAGGTCAAAAACCAGACCACCAATGGCATAATAGCTATTACGTTCTATAGCTTCAAATTCGCCTTCGTTCAAATCTGTATTTAAAATTCTTGGAGATGAAATACCGGCATACCATCTGTTTGAGCCAATATAAAAGCCAGCACCAAAATTAGGATTGATACTGTTGAAGTTGGCATTGAAGAATTGATCGTTGGGATCAGGATTTTCTAGGTTATAACTTGTGAACCCGCCCTTTAGTCCAAAACGCATTTTTACTTGCTGACTTACTGGAACGGTATATGAGAAATCACCATAAAAATAGTTGGTGCTTTCAAAACCTAAACGGTCATTGATGTATGATACGCCAATACCGATCTTTTCATTTTTTAATGGAGAATGAACGGATAGGGTACTGGTACGTGGGTTACCTTCTAATCCTGCCCATTGGTTTCTATGTAATATTGTAGCGTTCAACGTTTCTCTACTACCTGCGTATGCCGGGTTAACAGAAATGGTGTTGTACATGTACTGTGTAAATTGAGGTAACTGCTGTGCACTTACAAATACACCGGTAAATAGTAAAATGGCTAAAAAGAGATTAGCTTTTTTCATGGTTATGTTTGGGTTTAGCTTTTTACGGCTATATGTTAATGAATAAGTAGGTTAATCTTATTTAAACAAATTTAAACGCTGTTCTTATGTATAGAAAAATTAACGGTT
This genomic window contains:
- a CDS encoding peptidase associated/transthyretin-like domain-containing protein, with translation MRPSFFLFFLLSFIGFSQQTIDAVIVDGADNVPLEFVGVYNSKDHTISNEDGRFQFSSLFDSIIIYRVGYDKLTTTFQKVKDTIFLNKSVLELNEVTVTNEKTLWQKVGDSIRSNYPIYPYKEKFLLRGVLRYNGEITRIQDLQGKLERRTLLYTKEIDPDKKDFKVELTNMRKVGLVKDENEVYFIFETFYQLFMNFTPMNATGDAFDLTEATFNNGSKTNLSFQTKPEIENEEVNGHYIINNNDHAIERIYMAINNKDNPYKKDGNIRFRTVSVEKEMSLSKSSNTNKYYIATAKYDVKVEVTDDKNSYTSFYDVSFILTTSDHEGDFPVKKNVSTSKDLFKIKYPYDQRYWNAQNQLLLTEEMLDFIEKVQDPNNEFKVRSNIKN
- a CDS encoding MFS transporter translates to MKSLRLILGKARYFGPSWVFASINILFGTWAIYIPTVKETLHISKSELGIAIFFLALGVFTVFPFASGIINRVGVGKSTFYGVLASCVAAMLPLLAPSYYMLMAALFLFGASNGITDIAMNTLVTEIEKKDKVKFMAASHGFFSLGGVLAGLGSFLIGPLSNPVLHMFIAVLLVLVVNFKFRKQYFTEVAEEIENEPFSFGLLKPLMLLGLISFLAMGSEGAIVDWSGLYLKEIALAPETLWGLGFLGFQITMTLGRFLGDGISDKIGSVKIVAVGAILAIAGYFLVLTTNTYLSIIGFALNGLGFSVMVPEVFRIGGNVKGIDSSKGIAFIAGSGYAGFLCAPPILGFLAENYSLTRSFVVLLACGFLILLFTFLLKKKKA
- a CDS encoding mechanosensitive ion channel family protein, translated to METVDKWKDLTFESLSNIFKDIAAALPGIFGAFIVIVFGWIIIKITTLVLRKIFKVIKLSSISEKINDAKLFGDADIKIDLSKIIVTFVKVLLWLVFIIVASDIMGLTIISTEIANLLRYLPILLSAMVIFMIGLFLAKTIKETIIKVFDSIGLGGGKILGNVLFYLIIIFVSITALNQAGIDTQIITNNFTIVLGAFLLAISLALGLGSREIVGDLLRTFYSRKIYAVGDKVKIGDLQGTVVGIDNIAMVLKTKTGKVVIPIKKVVEKTVEVEEITAPKE
- a CDS encoding PorP/SprF family type IX secretion system membrane protein; this encodes MKKANLFLAILLFTGVFVSAQQLPQFTQYMYNTISVNPAYAGSRETLNATILHRNQWAGLEGNPRTSTLSVHSPLKNEKIGIGVSYINDRLGFESTNYFYGDFSYTVPVSQQVKMRFGLKGGFTSYNLENPDPNDQFFNANFNSINPNFGAGFYIGSNRWYAGISSPRILNTDLNEGEFEAIERNSYYAIGGLVFDLSETTIFKPTIITKFTNGAPATYDFTINFLFNEKFWVGTSYRVNDASNFGAMMDYQVSRDFRIGYAYDLPTSSVRPYTGGTHEIILIFELAKKVLGPVKSPRYF
- a CDS encoding OmpA family protein, which codes for MKNYKNLVLLTLLFLVGQFTIAQIASQKKADYYFSKFSYSLAIPEYERMVETDFNAEYAHQQLAECYLLIRDYKKSIPHFKAVINNATLPTDYYFKYAMALYANGDLDESETWLKKYKKYNKNDSRVKRFLKDGNLASVVFNSRQRYEVEPVSFNSTDSDFGAFRFLGNIYFASSRRDVVTGETYGWNDEPWLDLFAVQEDNPMSEPIRLKGDINTKFHESSVAFSTDYKNDTIMYFTRNNFYDKKAGYGVSNEINLKIYSAKFVDGKWVENSNLRMNSDYYSTGHPSVNQSRTRIYFASDRPGGYGGTDIYYAEIHERGGIQTPINAGPIVNTEGNEMFPFINEEGKLFFSSDGHVGFGQLDVFSTISNEDGEVIDIINLGTPINSSSDDFAYYGLPNGLDGYVSSNREGGVGSDDIYKFKFTPALDVEGYVVDGVNNQMLDSVTVKLFDQITNTLVAQTTTDENGYYRFPVNRKTTYMIEAVRKTHPHKNVFFNTSSTPKAQKLMRQDIVLEPVLDLKVLAGLNKIYFDFNKSDIRPDAAAELNKVIKVMNITYPDMIIKLEAHTDPVGSHAYNDDLSESRAKSTYEYLIENGVSKDRIVSYKGFGKRVPINHCTSKQDCSAEELELNRRTEFPILQIKKGIVASK
- the kynU gene encoding kynureninase is translated as MEFKNTLQFAQSLDAKDNLNIYRDEFIFPKINGKEVIYFTGNSLGLQPKRTKSFVDEVMKDWAELAVEGHFYAEKPWWDYHERLAEPLAKVVGALPEEISVMNTLTVNLHLLMVSFYNPTQKRFKILCEEKAFPSDQYMFQSQVRFHGLDPDETIVEIKKREGEHHWRTEDILAKIEELGDELALVLIGGVNYYNGQVMDMEAITKAGKAVGANVGWDLAHAVGNVELKLHEWDADFASWCSYKYMNSGPGNASGIFVNKKHLNKKDIQRFEGWWGTKKETRFLMKPEFEPMENADAWQISNVPVLSVAPYLASLTMFEEVGMHKLIDKRKLIVSYLEFILHEIDKEVDSTFEIITPADRGCQLSVFLHGQGKALFNYLMENGVVTDWREPNVIRLAPAPFYSTFEDMYRFGQILKEGVLAN
- a CDS encoding ClpP family protease, translating into MSSKKGKIQEAIDEKLLEERKVFLWGMVDDDSAKHVIDRLLYLDMQNNKEIQLYINSPGGYVTSGFAMYDTIKSLKSPVSTICSGLAASMGSILLSVGKKGRRFIQPHAQVMIHQPSGGARGQASNIEIQAREIIKTKELSAQILADNCGQDFDKVLKDFDRDYWMNAEESIKYGIVDGILE
- a CDS encoding RNA polymerase sigma factor, whose translation is MTFLKKLCFIIIGNQFGNKTVSKGAHEKLTDNELIERIVANNDSLLFGELYDRYSQLVYNKCLGFSKSNKEAEDLTQDIFLMLFVKLGSFKGNSKFSTWLYSFTYNFCVNYVNRNKERKINDNSIKYDTQEDIPVDVTDDLLLQMQVDKLKKALELIAPEDKSLLLLKYQDGASIKELENILDLKPSAIKMRLKRAKAKVTEMYKTLP